One stretch of Chlamydia abortus DNA includes these proteins:
- a CDS encoding response regulator transcription factor yields the protein MLTDKIILFVTEDSSISVQLKEFAQNVEYNIVISSTLTDTPEADLIFCEYLLLPESIFSSKISSETDLVVLFDAFEEEAIVKILNNGASGYLLRPITVKVIDAVIRAFLRNHHHFEHAIPESISFGDRTFHLLHLSIDSPQGTIHLTPSEAGILKKLLMNRGQLCLRKHLLEEIKGNTKEIIARNVDVHIASLRKKLGPYGSKISTIRGVGYLFSENDHLPPESKEESSSPYASNSF from the coding sequence ATGCTTACGGATAAAATTATATTATTTGTTACTGAAGACAGCAGTATATCTGTGCAACTCAAAGAGTTTGCTCAGAATGTAGAGTATAACATCGTTATCTCCTCCACTCTTACTGATACGCCTGAAGCTGATTTAATTTTCTGTGAATACCTACTTCTCCCCGAATCTATCTTTTCTAGTAAAATCTCTTCAGAAACAGATTTAGTTGTATTATTTGATGCATTTGAAGAAGAGGCTATTGTAAAAATTCTGAATAACGGTGCGAGCGGTTATCTACTACGCCCCATAACAGTCAAAGTTATCGACGCTGTTATTCGTGCTTTTTTACGCAATCATCATCATTTCGAACATGCCATTCCTGAATCCATATCTTTTGGTGATCGAACGTTCCATCTTTTACATCTTTCTATAGACTCACCTCAGGGAACTATCCATCTAACTCCTTCAGAAGCTGGAATATTAAAAAAACTCCTCATGAATCGTGGTCAGTTGTGTTTAAGAAAACACTTGCTTGAGGAAATAAAAGGAAACACCAAAGAAATTATAGCGCGAAATGTCGATGTACATATCGCTTCTTTAAGAAAAAAGCTCGGGCCTTATGGTTCTAAAATTTCTACAATTCGCGGTGTGGGTTATTTATTTTCAGAAAATGATCACCTACCTCCAGAATCCAAAGAAGAATCTTCGTCTCCCTATGCTTCGAATAGCTTTTGA
- a CDS encoding glucosamine-1-phosphate N-acetyltransferase, giving the protein MILASVLFSPEDFSFPELITEAYYTWDILALIDKKLSSHVFSGIQGTVESGAFLKNIESIEIAEGAYVESGAYIVGPCIIGPQTEVRHGAYLRGSVITGTGCVIGHCTEVKKAYLGHYAKAGHFAYIGDSVLSSEVNLGAGVRCANFRLDGKNISVHCAEGRVDTQLRKVGAFLGKNVSVGCNTVINPGQCIPAHTKIYPGKVI; this is encoded by the coding sequence ATGATACTCGCATCTGTTTTATTCTCTCCTGAAGATTTTTCTTTTCCTGAACTCATTACAGAAGCGTATTATACTTGGGATATTTTAGCATTAATAGATAAAAAATTATCCTCTCATGTGTTCTCAGGAATTCAGGGAACTGTAGAATCTGGAGCTTTTTTAAAAAATATAGAAAGCATAGAAATCGCTGAAGGAGCTTATGTAGAATCTGGAGCCTATATTGTAGGTCCTTGCATCATAGGTCCCCAAACAGAAGTCCGTCACGGAGCTTATCTACGAGGAAGTGTGATTACAGGTACAGGTTGTGTTATTGGACACTGTACAGAAGTAAAAAAAGCCTATTTGGGTCATTATGCCAAAGCTGGCCACTTCGCTTATATTGGAGATTCCGTATTAAGTTCTGAAGTCAATCTCGGTGCAGGTGTGCGTTGTGCCAATTTTCGCCTTGATGGGAAAAATATTTCTGTTCATTGTGCTGAAGGTCGGGTAGATACCCAACTAAGAAAAGTCGGTGCCTTTCTTGGGAAAAACGTTTCTGTAGGTTGCAATACTGTGATTAATCCTGGGCAGTGCATTCCAGCCCATACAAAAATTTATCCCGGAAAAGTTATCTAG
- a CDS encoding polyprenyl synthetase family protein encodes MVVMDIFEAYRVMIETGIENSLDEFGPKGFSIRAPVEYALTSGGKRIRPMLVCMMAKGLGMGRDVLDSALAIEFIHTSTLIADDLPCMDDDDERRGRPTVHKAFDEASALLASYALIPAAYSRIRLNAKKLKSLGVDSKEVDCAYDIISDITDKNFGVHGVLGGQYEDMFFTNHGPEHVQSIINKKTGALFEIACVSGWLFGGGTPQCVPQVLEFSQTFGLLFQIKDDILDIHQDDQDVGLNYALLFGLDAAKDLLNSSKDKCLTLIHHLKHYRLKDTSELERLVEYMGTRDY; translated from the coding sequence ATGGTCGTTATGGATATTTTCGAAGCTTACCGCGTAATGATAGAAACTGGGATAGAAAATTCTTTAGATGAGTTTGGTCCTAAAGGATTCTCTATACGAGCCCCTGTAGAATATGCGTTAACCAGCGGTGGTAAACGCATTCGCCCTATGTTAGTCTGTATGATGGCTAAAGGTCTCGGTATGGGCAGAGATGTCTTAGACTCTGCATTAGCTATAGAATTCATACACACGTCCACATTAATCGCTGATGATCTTCCTTGTATGGATGACGATGATGAGCGTCGTGGGCGCCCTACAGTACATAAAGCTTTCGATGAAGCTTCTGCTTTATTAGCATCTTATGCTTTGATTCCTGCTGCCTATTCCCGCATTCGTTTAAATGCAAAAAAACTCAAATCTTTAGGTGTGGATTCTAAGGAAGTAGATTGTGCTTATGATATAATTTCTGATATCACCGATAAAAATTTTGGCGTCCACGGTGTTTTAGGAGGACAATATGAAGATATGTTCTTCACTAATCATGGTCCTGAACATGTTCAATCCATTATTAATAAAAAAACTGGAGCCCTTTTTGAAATTGCTTGTGTCTCCGGCTGGTTGTTTGGAGGAGGAACTCCCCAATGTGTTCCACAAGTACTGGAATTTTCTCAAACTTTCGGTCTGCTTTTTCAAATAAAAGATGATATTTTGGATATACATCAAGATGATCAAGATGTCGGGCTAAACTACGCACTATTATTTGGTCTAGATGCGGCAAAAGACCTCTTAAATAGCTCCAAAGACAAGTGCCTTACCTTAATACACCATCTTAAACACTATAGGCTAAAAGACACTTCAGAATTAGAAAGGCTCGTAGAATATATGGGGACTCGAGACTACTAA